A genomic region of Gossypium hirsutum isolate 1008001.06 chromosome D01, Gossypium_hirsutum_v2.1, whole genome shotgun sequence contains the following coding sequences:
- the LOC107928619 gene encoding protein translation factor SUI1 homolog 2: MSDLDVQIPTAFDPFADANAEDSGAGAKDYVHIRVQQRNGRKSLTTVQGLKKEFSYNKILKDLKKEFCCNGTVVQDPELGQVIQLQGDQRKNVSTFLVQAGIVRKENIKIHGF; the protein is encoded by the exons ATGTCTGATCTCGACGTCCAAATTCCCACTGCCTTTG ATCCCTTTGCCGATGCAAATGCTGAGGACTCAGGTGCTGGTGCAAAGGACTATGTGCACATTCGTGTTCAGCAACGGAACGGTAGGAAAAGCCTGACAACTGTCCAGGGGTTGAAGAAAGAATTCAGCTACAACAAGATACTCAAAGACCTCAAAAAGGAGTTCTGCTGCAATGGCACCGTGGTCCAAGACCCTGAATTAGGCCAG GTTATTCAACTTCAAGGTGACCAGCGTAAGAACGTATCTACCTTCCTTGTTCAG GCTGGCATTGTGAGGAAGGAAAACATCAAAATCCATGGTTTCTAA